Proteins encoded within one genomic window of Couchioplanes caeruleus:
- a CDS encoding TraR/DksA family transcriptional regulator — MLVNSAVITGKGADTAKGRSTDEIEQIRALLQSRFDDLNAEYEEAVAENQRLRLVEIGDAAGDDQADSGSKTAERDAATSLLRTLLDRRTQAEIAMQRLDEGSYGNCESCHNPIPVERLEVFPSATTCVHCKANRERRAG; from the coding sequence ATGCTCGTCAACAGTGCGGTCATCACGGGTAAAGGTGCCGACACCGCCAAGGGACGCTCGACGGACGAGATCGAGCAGATCCGGGCATTGCTGCAGTCCCGGTTCGACGATCTGAACGCCGAATACGAGGAGGCCGTGGCCGAGAACCAGCGGCTCCGGCTGGTCGAGATCGGCGACGCCGCCGGCGACGACCAGGCCGACAGCGGCTCCAAGACCGCCGAGCGCGACGCGGCGACGTCGCTGCTGCGCACCCTGCTCGACCGGCGTACGCAGGCGGAGATCGCCATGCAGCGACTCGACGAGGGCTCGTACGGCAACTGCGAGAGCTGCCACAACCCGATCCCGGTCGAGCGGCTCGAAGTGTTCCCGTCGGCCACCACGTGCGTGCACTGCAAGGCCAACCGCGAGCGTCGCGCGGGCTGA
- a CDS encoding DUF72 domain-containing protein: MGEIQVGTASWTDKTLLDSGWYPKAADTAEKRLAYYAKQFPVVEVDATYYGPPAEQTTKLWAERTPDGFTFNIKAFSLLTGHPTKVSAIYKDLRPETDKKTVYPDDLPPQAYEEIWTRFLSALDPLVSAGKLGALLFQFPPWWGIRRSHKDYLCEVAARCKPLRPVFEFRNASWFSGDNAAETLGFLREHELPLVCVDMPQGHKSSVPPLVAATADLAVVRFHGHSDKWTSKDIHEKFGYDYSRMELQEWVPKLRTLADEAAKTQVFMNNCCMDFAQRNAATLIELLD; the protein is encoded by the coding sequence ATGGGCGAGATCCAGGTCGGCACGGCGTCGTGGACCGACAAGACGCTGCTCGACTCGGGCTGGTATCCCAAGGCGGCGGACACCGCGGAGAAGCGCCTCGCCTACTACGCGAAGCAGTTCCCCGTGGTCGAGGTCGACGCGACGTACTACGGGCCCCCGGCGGAGCAGACCACGAAGCTGTGGGCCGAGCGCACGCCGGACGGATTCACCTTCAACATCAAGGCCTTCAGCCTGCTGACCGGCCATCCGACCAAGGTCTCGGCGATCTACAAAGACCTGCGGCCGGAGACCGACAAGAAGACGGTCTATCCGGACGACCTGCCGCCGCAGGCATACGAGGAGATCTGGACGCGGTTCCTGTCCGCGCTCGATCCCCTGGTGTCGGCCGGCAAGCTGGGCGCGCTGCTGTTCCAGTTCCCGCCGTGGTGGGGCATCCGGCGCTCGCACAAGGACTACCTGTGCGAGGTCGCGGCCCGGTGCAAGCCGCTGCGGCCGGTCTTCGAGTTCCGCAACGCGTCGTGGTTCTCGGGCGACAATGCCGCGGAGACCCTCGGCTTCCTGCGCGAGCACGAGCTGCCCCTGGTCTGCGTCGACATGCCCCAGGGCCACAAGTCGTCGGTGCCGCCCCTGGTCGCGGCCACCGCGGATCTGGCCGTGGTCCGTTTTCACGGTCACAGCGACAAGTGGACCAGTAAGGACATCCACGAGAAGTTCGGCTACGACTATTCGCGCATGGAGCTCCAGGAGTGGGTGCCGAAGCTGCGCACCCTCGCCGACGAGGCCGCGAAGACCCAGGTCTTCATGAACAACTGCTGCATGGACTTCGCCCAGCGCAACGCCGCAACCCTGATCGAACTGCTCGACTAG
- a CDS encoding DUF72 domain-containing protein codes for MGTSGWQYKDWRPPKGGDDTRPYLYPEGLPQRLWLETFTESFATVEINNAFYRLPERDTFAQWRERTPDDFCFAVKMSRYLTHIKRLKEPAEPVARFLGRADALGDKLGPVLIQLPPTLKVDVAALEETLGLFPRGVKVAVEPRHESWWIDEVREVLTRHNAALSWADRKGRAMTPLWLTADFAYLRMHEGRAQPWPRYGRASLSSWLDRLPDMPAYVYFNNDPGGAAVVDATAMAKMARRRGLRVTRTPG; via the coding sequence ATGGGTACCTCGGGGTGGCAGTACAAGGACTGGCGTCCCCCGAAGGGAGGCGACGACACCCGGCCGTACCTCTATCCGGAGGGCCTGCCGCAGCGGCTCTGGCTGGAGACCTTCACCGAGTCCTTCGCCACGGTCGAGATCAACAACGCGTTCTACCGGCTGCCCGAGCGCGACACGTTCGCCCAGTGGCGCGAGCGGACGCCGGACGACTTCTGCTTCGCGGTGAAGATGAGCCGCTACCTGACCCACATCAAGCGGCTCAAGGAGCCGGCCGAGCCGGTCGCCCGCTTCCTGGGACGCGCCGACGCCCTCGGCGACAAGCTCGGGCCGGTGCTGATCCAGTTGCCGCCGACGCTGAAGGTGGACGTGGCGGCGCTGGAGGAGACCCTCGGCCTCTTTCCCCGCGGCGTGAAGGTCGCCGTCGAGCCGCGGCACGAAAGCTGGTGGATCGACGAGGTCCGCGAGGTGCTCACGCGCCACAACGCCGCGCTCTCCTGGGCGGACCGCAAGGGGCGAGCGATGACCCCGCTGTGGCTCACGGCCGACTTCGCCTACCTGCGGATGCACGAGGGGCGAGCGCAGCCGTGGCCCCGCTACGGGCGCGCGTCCCTGTCGTCGTGGCTGGACCGGCTGCCCGACATGCCGGCGTACGTCTACTTCAACAACGACCCCGGCGGCGCGGCGGTCGTCGACGCGACCGCGATGGCCAAGATGGCCCGCCGCCGCGGCTTGCGGGTGACCCGGACCCCCGGCTAG
- a CDS encoding BatC protein gives MRLSDDDITGGSGVSGEGVADGGANADGQDGGADGGAGVGPADGGANPAGHDGGADGAASGEGPADGGANPGAVDGGADGGASGEGPADGGANPGAVDGGADGGADGGAS, from the coding sequence ATGCGACTCAGCGACGACGACATCACCGGCGGCAGCGGCGTCTCGGGCGAGGGCGTGGCCGACGGCGGCGCCAACGCGGATGGCCAGGACGGCGGCGCGGACGGCGGCGCGGGCGTGGGCCCGGCGGACGGCGGCGCGAACCCCGCCGGTCACGACGGCGGCGCGGACGGCGCGGCCTCGGGCGAGGGCCCGGCCGACGGCGGCGCGAACCCGGGTGCGGTCGACGGCGGTGCGGACGGCGGCGCCTCGGGCGAGGGCCCGGCCGACGGCGGCGCGAACCCGGGTGCCGTCGACGGCGGCGCCGACGGCGGCGCCGACGGCGGCGCCTCCTAG
- a CDS encoding cupin domain-containing protein codes for MTNPSPDGTGDRPALGRVVAVDPDKFAEAYWGRQPLLTRADELAGPDGFRDLLSPEAVDELLSERGLRTPFLRVANQGTVLPASAFTASGGAGAEIADQVADDKIMRLYADGATLVLQGLHRLWPPLIRYAGRLGEELRQPLQVNAYLTPAGNKGFATHYDTHDVFVLQVDGTKRWRIHEPVLPEPLERQAWGGRADEVDAVAEGPAALDVVLAPGDALYLPRGWLHSARAQGERSLHLTFGVRALTRYAIVEELLTLAARNQRLRATLPYRMDVADAGQVAPELTETVAVLREWLLTAEPAEIAERLRERAWPAKRPAPVRPLAQLAHAEGLGPGGLVTVREGLRWDLSEDGPDHVVLRLTGRTLRLPAYCAPAVRTALDGRTHRVGDLPGLDDDADRLVLARRLLREAVLVPA; via the coding sequence ATGACCAACCCGTCGCCGGACGGCACCGGGGACCGTCCGGCTCTCGGCCGGGTCGTCGCCGTCGACCCGGACAAGTTCGCCGAGGCGTACTGGGGGCGCCAGCCGCTGCTCACCCGCGCCGACGAGCTGGCCGGGCCGGACGGCTTCCGTGACCTGCTGTCCCCGGAGGCGGTCGACGAACTACTCAGCGAGCGCGGGCTGCGTACCCCGTTTCTGCGGGTGGCCAACCAGGGCACCGTGCTGCCGGCCTCGGCGTTCACCGCCTCCGGCGGCGCCGGCGCCGAGATCGCCGACCAGGTCGCCGACGATAAGATCATGCGCCTGTACGCCGACGGCGCCACCCTCGTGCTGCAGGGCCTGCACCGCCTCTGGCCGCCGCTGATCCGATACGCGGGCCGCCTCGGCGAGGAACTGCGCCAGCCGCTTCAGGTCAACGCCTACCTGACGCCGGCCGGCAACAAGGGCTTCGCGACCCACTACGACACCCACGACGTCTTCGTGCTGCAGGTCGACGGGACCAAGCGCTGGCGCATCCACGAGCCGGTACTGCCCGAGCCGCTGGAACGCCAGGCCTGGGGCGGCCGCGCCGACGAGGTCGATGCCGTCGCCGAGGGCCCCGCCGCGCTGGACGTCGTCCTCGCCCCGGGCGACGCCCTCTACCTGCCGCGCGGCTGGCTCCACTCGGCGCGGGCGCAGGGGGAGCGGTCGCTGCATCTGACCTTCGGCGTCCGGGCACTCACCCGGTACGCGATCGTCGAGGAACTGCTCACCCTCGCGGCCCGGAACCAGCGGCTGCGCGCGACGCTGCCGTACAGGATGGACGTGGCGGACGCCGGCCAGGTCGCCCCGGAGCTCACCGAGACGGTCGCGGTGCTGCGGGAGTGGCTGCTCACCGCCGAACCGGCCGAGATCGCCGAGCGGCTGCGGGAGCGGGCGTGGCCCGCGAAGCGCCCGGCGCCGGTGCGTCCGCTGGCTCAGCTCGCCCACGCCGAGGGCCTCGGCCCCGGCGGCCTGGTCACGGTCCGCGAGGGACTGCGCTGGGACCTGAGCGAGGACGGTCCGGACCATGTGGTGCTGCGGCTGACCGGGCGCACGCTGCGCCTGCCGGCGTATTGTGCGCCGGCCGTACGGACGGCGCTCGACGGCCGGACCCACCGGGTGGGCGACCTGCCCGGCCTCGACGACGACGCCGACCGCCTGGTCCTGGCCCGCCGCCTGCTGCGCGAGGCCGTCCTGGTCCCGGCCTGA
- a CDS encoding FtsK/SpoIIIE domain-containing protein: MPDSTAQQVVEVRAALSHALGVAEATLEAARTEHDAAVTRRARIAGAARERRKRLAHERDKRLREIDEQRERELAELAGAAVETARLAAPGAAGMPWSRWRPTPAGSPAPAPELRVGRLLLPYDDEVPALVPLLDHGHVVVRGHDATGDDVVAGLLLRALGGAEPGRITLTGYDPEQLGGGLAGFAPLAPAGVLRFVGPGGLGALLDELVDHVRRINETVLAGEHSSLRELAAATGRRPEPWRVAILLGGGRPDELSRHERGQLDRILRTGAACGVHLIVRDLPVTAGPGIEIVDAVPGDGARLGGTGDLPVRLDPGPPPTVVTRTCRQIADTVAAGPAPVALDSLLPEREWQESSARALTAPLGDSPQGAPVHVTLSDYPPHALIAGPSGTGKTNLIYAWMGALAARYSPAELAFYLLDFKEGVSFARFAPGRRDPSWLPHVRLVGVNVNTDREFGLALLRFLGAELRGRADAAKRHEVTNLAELRAEDPGGAWPRIVAVVDEFQVLLAGRDAVAAEAVELLEDLARRGRSQGIHLVLASQDVSGIEALWGRPALVAQFSLRIALPRARRVLAEQNTAADVLPRYHAVVNADSGATEANRVVRVPDAGDRERWSDLQHRLWRRRPQELPPPRLFDGDAIPRLDDSPDFRGFAAGTQAAPVVLLGETIDVEARSARTVLRRAPGRNIAIIGTRVDEACAILHTAARSLAAQFTPGAAQFAVACLDADAHAAVEALRGVLPADTGYYDGDTVDFLLEDAASRATEGTAADRPLHLLLYAVDAAPAATHELLRRILRQGPERRVHVLGWWRGASLLRDTLGGQASRTDVIGAWVALDVHGSELAPYYPGHGSPVWYPRPWRALHFDRSVHRGAEVIIPYGPS; the protein is encoded by the coding sequence ATGCCTGACTCGACCGCCCAGCAGGTCGTCGAGGTCCGTGCCGCGCTGTCCCACGCGCTCGGCGTCGCCGAGGCCACCCTGGAGGCGGCCCGTACGGAGCACGACGCGGCGGTCACCCGGCGGGCCCGGATCGCCGGCGCCGCCCGCGAGCGCCGCAAGCGCCTCGCCCACGAGCGGGACAAGCGGCTGCGGGAGATCGACGAGCAGCGCGAACGCGAGCTGGCCGAGCTGGCCGGCGCGGCCGTCGAGACCGCGCGCCTCGCCGCACCCGGCGCGGCGGGGATGCCCTGGTCGCGCTGGCGGCCCACGCCGGCCGGCTCGCCCGCGCCCGCCCCGGAGCTGCGGGTGGGGCGCCTGCTGCTGCCGTACGACGACGAGGTGCCCGCCCTGGTGCCGCTGCTGGACCACGGACACGTCGTGGTCCGCGGCCACGACGCGACCGGCGACGACGTGGTGGCCGGGCTGCTGCTGCGCGCGCTCGGCGGCGCCGAGCCGGGCCGGATCACGCTCACCGGGTACGACCCCGAGCAGCTCGGCGGCGGGCTGGCCGGCTTCGCCCCGCTGGCCCCGGCCGGCGTGCTGCGCTTCGTCGGGCCGGGCGGGCTCGGCGCCCTGCTCGACGAGCTGGTCGACCACGTACGCCGGATCAACGAGACGGTCCTGGCCGGTGAGCACTCCTCGCTGCGGGAGCTGGCGGCCGCGACGGGCCGCCGGCCCGAACCCTGGCGGGTCGCGATCCTGCTCGGCGGCGGCCGCCCCGACGAGCTGTCCCGGCACGAGCGCGGCCAGCTCGACCGGATCCTGCGCACCGGGGCGGCGTGCGGCGTGCACCTGATCGTGCGCGACCTGCCCGTGACGGCCGGTCCGGGCATCGAGATCGTCGACGCGGTGCCCGGCGACGGGGCGCGGCTGGGCGGCACCGGCGACCTGCCCGTCCGGCTCGACCCCGGCCCGCCCCCGACGGTGGTCACCCGCACCTGCCGGCAGATCGCCGACACGGTCGCGGCGGGTCCCGCGCCGGTCGCCCTGGACAGCCTGCTGCCCGAGCGCGAGTGGCAGGAGAGTTCGGCCCGGGCGCTGACCGCCCCGCTGGGCGACAGCCCCCAGGGCGCCCCGGTGCACGTGACGCTCTCCGACTATCCGCCGCACGCGCTGATCGCCGGCCCGTCGGGCACCGGCAAGACCAACCTGATCTACGCCTGGATGGGCGCGCTCGCCGCCCGCTACTCCCCAGCCGAGCTGGCGTTCTATCTGTTGGACTTCAAGGAGGGCGTGTCCTTCGCGCGGTTCGCGCCGGGCCGGCGCGATCCGAGTTGGCTGCCCCACGTCCGCCTGGTCGGCGTCAACGTCAACACCGACCGCGAGTTCGGCCTGGCCCTGCTGCGTTTCCTCGGCGCCGAGCTGCGCGGCCGGGCCGACGCCGCCAAGCGCCACGAGGTCACCAACCTGGCGGAGCTGCGCGCCGAGGATCCCGGCGGCGCGTGGCCGCGGATCGTGGCGGTCGTCGACGAGTTCCAGGTGCTGCTCGCTGGCCGGGACGCCGTCGCCGCCGAGGCCGTCGAACTGCTGGAGGACCTGGCCCGCCGAGGCCGTTCCCAGGGCATCCATCTGGTGCTGGCCAGCCAGGACGTGTCGGGCATCGAGGCGCTCTGGGGCCGCCCGGCGCTGGTGGCGCAGTTCTCGCTGCGGATCGCCCTGCCCCGGGCCCGCCGGGTGCTGGCAGAGCAGAACACCGCCGCCGACGTCCTGCCGCGCTACCACGCGGTGGTGAACGCCGACTCCGGCGCGACGGAGGCCAACCGGGTGGTCCGGGTGCCGGACGCCGGCGACCGGGAACGCTGGAGCGACCTGCAGCACCGGTTGTGGCGGCGGCGTCCGCAGGAGCTTCCCCCGCCCCGGCTCTTCGACGGCGACGCGATCCCCCGCCTCGACGACAGCCCGGACTTCCGGGGATTCGCGGCCGGGACGCAGGCCGCGCCGGTGGTCCTGCTCGGCGAGACCATCGACGTCGAGGCCCGCTCCGCGCGCACGGTGCTGCGCCGGGCGCCGGGCCGCAACATCGCCATCATAGGTACGCGGGTGGACGAGGCGTGCGCGATCCTGCACACCGCGGCGCGCTCACTGGCCGCACAGTTCACTCCGGGTGCGGCGCAGTTCGCGGTGGCCTGCCTGGACGCCGACGCGCACGCCGCGGTCGAGGCGCTCCGCGGCGTCCTACCGGCCGACACCGGCTACTACGACGGCGACACGGTCGACTTCCTGCTCGAGGACGCGGCGTCCCGGGCCACCGAGGGCACCGCCGCCGACCGCCCGCTGCATCTGCTGCTCTACGCGGTCGACGCCGCGCCTGCGGCCACCCACGAGCTGCTACGCCGAATCCTGCGCCAGGGGCCTGAACGGCGCGTCCACGTCCTCGGGTGGTGGCGCGGGGCGTCGCTGCTGCGCGACACGCTGGGCGGGCAGGCGTCCCGGACCGATGTCATCGGCGCGTGGGTGGCGCTCGACGTGCACGGCAGCGAACTGGCGCCGTACTACCCCGGGCACGGCTCGCCCGTCTGGTATCCGAGACCGTGGCGGGCGCTGCACTTCGACCGCTCGGTGCACCGTGGCGCCGAGGTCATCATCCCCTATGGACCCTCATGA
- a CDS encoding LysR family transcriptional regulator, giving the protein MNLELRHLKVVCAIAETGSVTKAASLLGLAQPALTAQLQRIERTLGGPLFERDRRGARPTALGELVLSRARVLLPAMKGLQDEAARLAGAGSDNAMSRYRIGSIGGPVIGGMVHRLSVAQPEAQITTHASYYVDDLATMVLAGKLDYAQVGVCGDAIPSADYGLVWQTIAVDGVCVLMQEDHPQAKGVEVDLAELAEEQWAGGPGGGCFGDCFAAACARAGFTPRRILETDIRGCVDMAESGVALALCQPTFRPPAGLVHLPIKGAPLRWRQVLGWHPDSPAAQVAPRLMTMARDAYLEASARNPGYLAWLEDHPHLGAEQLTAA; this is encoded by the coding sequence ATGAACCTGGAGCTGCGGCATCTCAAGGTGGTCTGTGCCATCGCCGAGACGGGCAGCGTGACGAAGGCGGCGTCGCTGCTCGGGCTCGCCCAGCCGGCCCTGACCGCGCAGCTGCAACGCATCGAGCGAACGCTGGGCGGACCACTCTTCGAACGCGACCGGCGGGGCGCACGGCCCACCGCGCTGGGCGAGCTCGTGCTCTCTCGCGCCCGGGTCCTGCTACCGGCCATGAAGGGCCTGCAGGACGAGGCGGCCCGGCTGGCCGGGGCCGGCTCGGACAACGCCATGAGCCGGTACCGGATCGGCTCGATCGGCGGCCCGGTCATCGGCGGCATGGTGCACCGGCTGTCCGTGGCCCAGCCCGAGGCGCAGATCACCACCCACGCCTCGTACTACGTGGACGATCTGGCCACCATGGTGCTGGCGGGCAAGCTCGACTACGCCCAGGTCGGGGTCTGCGGCGACGCCATCCCCTCGGCCGACTACGGGCTGGTCTGGCAGACCATCGCGGTCGACGGCGTCTGCGTGCTGATGCAGGAGGACCATCCGCAGGCCAAGGGCGTCGAGGTCGACCTCGCCGAGCTGGCCGAGGAACAGTGGGCGGGCGGCCCCGGCGGCGGTTGCTTCGGCGACTGCTTCGCGGCGGCCTGCGCCCGGGCCGGCTTCACCCCCCGGCGGATCCTGGAGACCGACATCCGCGGCTGCGTCGACATGGCCGAGTCCGGCGTCGCGCTGGCGCTGTGCCAGCCGACCTTCCGACCGCCGGCCGGACTGGTGCACCTGCCGATCAAGGGCGCGCCGCTGCGCTGGCGGCAGGTGCTGGGCTGGCATCCGGACAGCCCGGCGGCGCAGGTCGCCCCGCGCCTGATGACCATGGCCCGGGACGCGTACCTGGAGGCCTCGGCCCGCAACCCCGGCTACCTCGCCTGGCTCGAGGACCACCCGCACCTCGGCGCCGAGCAGCTCACCGCCGCCTGA
- a CDS encoding hemerythrin domain-containing protein: MSVHLPPLPPVGGESTGPNVADVVSREHRELLALCDELISDGTAAGRRRALAQVVSAALSRHLSAEEQYVYPAVRAAVPDGDQLVIREIAEDRALLESLRLLEAAGDGERRERARDVERRLRRHADAAAGELLPLLQRMASAEELIRLGNRVELAEEAAPTRPHPGTPATPPWNKVVDPAVAIVDKVRDVAGGRTTYPQDL; the protein is encoded by the coding sequence GTGTCCGTACATCTGCCTCCGCTGCCGCCGGTCGGCGGCGAGTCCACCGGCCCGAACGTGGCCGACGTGGTGTCCCGTGAGCATCGCGAGCTACTGGCGCTCTGCGACGAGCTGATCTCCGACGGCACCGCCGCGGGACGGCGACGCGCGCTCGCGCAGGTGGTCAGCGCCGCGCTGTCGCGGCACCTGTCCGCTGAGGAGCAGTATGTCTATCCCGCCGTCCGCGCCGCCGTGCCGGACGGCGATCAGCTCGTCATCCGGGAGATCGCCGAGGATCGGGCACTGCTGGAGTCGCTTCGGCTGTTGGAGGCCGCCGGGGACGGCGAGCGGCGCGAGCGGGCGCGGGACGTGGAGCGGCGGCTGCGCCGGCACGCGGACGCCGCCGCCGGTGAGCTGCTGCCGCTGCTGCAGCGGATGGCGTCGGCCGAGGAGCTGATCCGGCTGGGCAACCGGGTGGAGCTGGCGGAGGAGGCGGCGCCGACCCGGCCGCACCCGGGCACCCCGGCGACGCCGCCGTGGAACAAGGTCGTGGACCCCGCGGTGGCCATCGTGGACAAGGTCCGGGACGTGGCCGGCGGGCGGACCACGTACCCCCAAGATCTCTAA
- a CDS encoding M20/M25/M40 family metallo-hydrolase, with translation MEPVSAADEVVRICRDLLRIDTSNTGDPRTTTGERVAAEYVAAQLTEVGVDVALHESAPRRANLVARIPGRDPSRGALLVHGHLDVVPADASEWSVPPFSGEEKDGYLWGRGAIDMKDFDAMMLAVVRNWKRTGVVPPRDIVLAFTADEEAGMEYGSQFLVREHADLFDGCTEAIGEVGGFSYTVNDDLRLYLVETAEKGIDWLRLHAKGRPGHGSFVHDDNAVTALAEAVAAVGRHKFPMVITPTVRSFLEQASEALGIELDPDEPELAIAKLGPIANLIGATVRNTANPTRLEAGYKDNVIPGRASATIDCRTLPGQAELFLEQLRDVIGPDIEIEHLQRQAALETGFDGALVEAMGAALRAEDPGARAVPYMLSGGTDAKAFTTLGIRCFGFAPLKLPADLNFSALFHGVDERVPVEGLQFGVRVLDRLLQAS, from the coding sequence ATGGAACCAGTCAGCGCCGCCGACGAGGTCGTACGCATCTGCCGCGACCTGCTCCGGATCGACACCAGCAACACGGGCGACCCCCGGACCACCACCGGCGAGCGAGTCGCCGCCGAATACGTCGCCGCGCAGCTCACCGAGGTCGGCGTCGACGTCGCACTGCACGAGTCGGCGCCCCGGCGGGCGAACCTCGTCGCCCGGATCCCGGGCCGCGACCCGTCCCGCGGCGCCCTGCTCGTGCACGGTCACCTCGACGTCGTCCCCGCCGACGCGAGCGAATGGTCGGTGCCCCCGTTCTCCGGCGAGGAGAAGGACGGCTACCTGTGGGGCCGCGGCGCGATCGACATGAAGGACTTCGACGCGATGATGCTCGCCGTCGTCCGCAACTGGAAGCGCACCGGCGTCGTCCCTCCCCGCGACATCGTCCTCGCCTTCACCGCGGACGAGGAGGCGGGCATGGAGTACGGCTCCCAGTTCCTCGTCCGCGAGCACGCCGACCTGTTCGACGGCTGCACCGAGGCGATCGGCGAGGTGGGCGGGTTCTCGTACACGGTCAACGACGACCTGCGTCTCTACCTGGTCGAGACCGCCGAGAAGGGCATCGACTGGCTGCGCCTGCACGCCAAGGGCCGCCCCGGGCACGGCTCGTTCGTGCACGACGACAATGCCGTCACCGCCCTCGCCGAGGCCGTGGCCGCCGTCGGCCGGCACAAGTTCCCGATGGTCATCACCCCGACCGTGCGATCCTTCCTGGAACAGGCCTCCGAGGCCCTCGGTATCGAGCTCGACCCCGACGAGCCCGAGCTCGCCATCGCCAAGCTCGGGCCCATCGCCAACCTCATCGGCGCCACCGTGCGCAACACCGCCAACCCCACCCGGCTCGAGGCCGGCTACAAGGACAACGTCATCCCCGGCCGGGCGTCGGCCACCATCGACTGCCGCACCCTGCCCGGCCAGGCGGAACTCTTCCTCGAACAGCTCCGCGACGTGATCGGCCCGGACATCGAGATCGAGCACCTGCAGCGGCAGGCGGCCCTCGAGACCGGCTTCGACGGCGCCCTCGTCGAAGCCATGGGCGCCGCGCTGCGCGCCGAGGACCCGGGGGCGCGCGCCGTGCCGTACATGCTCTCCGGCGGCACCGACGCCAAGGCCTTCACCACCCTGGGCATCCGCTGCTTCGGCTTCGCCCCCCTCAAACTCCCCGCCGACCTGAACTTCTCCGCTTTGTTCCATGGCGTCGACGAGCGCGTCCCGGTCGAAGGACTACAGTTCGGCGTGCGTGTGCTCGACCGCCTGCTCCAGGCAAGCTGA
- a CDS encoding DUF5703 family protein codes for MDYEYAPLRLPSNVDRLTATAQLSIQAEFSGWELARVQLFRDGTRQVMLRRKVGSTPQPGLSL; via the coding sequence ATGGACTACGAATACGCGCCGCTGCGGTTGCCCTCGAATGTCGATCGTCTGACCGCCACGGCGCAGCTATCCATCCAGGCAGAGTTCTCCGGATGGGAGCTGGCCCGAGTCCAGCTCTTCCGCGACGGAACCCGGCAGGTGATGCTCCGCCGCAAGGTCGGCAGCACCCCCCAGCCGGGTCTCTCTCTTTGA
- a CDS encoding aldo/keto reductase produces the protein MQQRPLGRSGLAVSRLALGTMTWGRDTDADDAAAQLKLFLDAGGTLVDTADVYGDGDAEAVIGSLLGPLAPRDELLIATKAGLGHTPHRRRDSSRGHLLRTLDASLRRLGTDYVDLWQLHGYDPHTPLEETLAALDHAVHTGRVRYVGVSNLAGWQTAQVATWQRAFPGRTPIVATQVEYSLLERGIEREVLPAAAALGIGVLPWSPLGRGVLTGKYRNGRPLDSRAATEHLAPFVRTYLEPRSSSIVEAVVTAASGLGVEPLEVALAWIRDRPGVAAPILGARTAGQLQGALLSEQLTLPAEIARALDDVSAVPIGYPEREGLTGPGAGGTPAADAY, from the coding sequence ATGCAACAGCGACCGCTCGGCCGAAGCGGGTTGGCGGTCTCCCGGCTCGCCCTCGGCACCATGACCTGGGGACGCGACACGGACGCCGACGACGCGGCCGCACAACTCAAGCTCTTCCTGGACGCCGGCGGCACGCTGGTCGACACCGCCGACGTGTACGGCGACGGCGACGCCGAAGCGGTCATCGGCTCGTTGCTCGGCCCCCTGGCGCCCCGCGACGAGCTGCTGATCGCCACCAAGGCCGGGCTGGGCCACACGCCGCACCGGCGGCGCGACAGCTCCCGGGGGCATCTGCTGCGCACCCTTGACGCGTCGCTGCGCCGGCTGGGCACCGACTACGTGGACCTGTGGCAGTTGCACGGCTACGACCCGCACACCCCACTGGAGGAGACCCTCGCCGCGCTGGACCACGCCGTGCACACCGGCCGGGTCCGCTACGTGGGCGTGTCGAACCTCGCCGGCTGGCAGACCGCGCAGGTCGCCACCTGGCAGCGGGCCTTCCCGGGCCGCACCCCCATCGTGGCCACCCAGGTCGAATACTCGCTGCTCGAACGCGGCATCGAACGCGAGGTCCTGCCGGCCGCGGCGGCCCTGGGCATCGGCGTGCTGCCCTGGTCGCCGCTGGGCCGCGGCGTGCTGACCGGCAAGTACCGCAACGGCCGCCCGCTGGACTCCCGCGCCGCGACGGAACATCTGGCGCCGTTCGTACGGACCTATCTCGAGCCCCGCAGCTCCAGCATCGTCGAGGCGGTGGTGACGGCCGCCTCCGGCCTGGGCGTCGAACCCCTGGAGGTGGCGCTGGCGTGGATCCGTGACCGCCCGGGCGTGGCGGCGCCCATCCTGGGTGCCCGCACCGCCGGCCAGCTCCAGGGCGCACTGCTCAGCGAGCAGCTCACCCTGCCGGCCGAGATCGCCCGAGCCCTCGACGACGTCTCGGCGGTGCCGATCGGCTACCCGGAACGTGAGGGTCTGACCGGCCCGGGGGCTGGTGGCACACCCGCCGCTGACGCATATTAA